In a single window of the Rhodamnia argentea isolate NSW1041297 chromosome 2, ASM2092103v1, whole genome shotgun sequence genome:
- the LOC115757541 gene encoding pentatricopeptide repeat-containing protein At2g26790, mitochondrial-like produces MWVSPAFARATTKLLSPFSFPKPKFLSASACLLDSDPPASAAAAVNRLQHQPDLAFSYFLHLDSCGFPLDPPAYASLISILSPSASRSRLDFVFSRLIASFHAARASAIPSLLDSLALLGGPRLLLRSIDLLVKAYVRAGRLDDAVDALFCFKRGALLPCVSTCNFLLNRLIESRNPAAAVTLYELLKRVDFVPNNYTYTIFIKALCRIGDLDGASRVLHHMVEAGVAPDSFAYATYIEGLCAHGVSHLAHQFLLHLRAAGVCMSVYAYTAVVRGFCAEMKLEEAEGVLVDMEEHGIIADVYCYTALIHGHCRTSNLPRALALHDFMLTKGIKSNCVVIGILLQCLSDMGMPDEAVHYFNKFKGSGIFLDEVTYNIAAAALCKLGQVEAAAELLEEMKGKQMALDIMHYTTLISGYCLRDDIYDALAVLHQMMEGGFQPDIVTYNVLARGFSRAGLVSDVHELLRRMDACGVKPNDVTHNMIIEGLCIAGKVEEAEVLFSGLQGKSAENKAAMFRGYCQASHLRKAFDLFMELSEAEKKSVKKNSCFKLLANLFVEGHRVMACDLLNEMSELDMEPTGVMYSILMAALCKAGLMINAQWLFDRWVGKGSTPDVATYTLMIDGYFHANQLQEALDLFNEMRNKGVEPDVIAYTVLLDGYSKVGLRKKRCLHGENEAQKVTGDSGANNVIKRLLLEMKDKIAPDAICYTVLIDRLCKRGNIEEAEDLLRDMIESGLQPDVVTYTSLISGCCSRGNMERAEYLYKEMLFKGIAPDMRTISVLVAELKPEKCR; encoded by the coding sequence ATGTGGGTCTCCCCTGCATTCGCAAGGGCCACGACCAAGCtcctctctcccttttccttcCCCAAACCCAAGTTCCTCTCCGCCTCCGCCTGTCTCCTCGACTCCGACCCtcccgcctccgccgccgccgcagtgAACCGGCTTCAGCACCAGCCCGACCTCGCCTTCTCCTATTTCCTTCATCTGGACTCCTGTGGCTTCCCTCTCGACCCTCCCGCTTATGCTTCCCTCATCTCCATCCTCTCCCCCTCCGCCTCCCGCTCCCGCCTCGATTTCGTCTTCTCCCGCCTCATCGCCTCCTTCCACGCCGCGCGGGCCTCTGCTATTCCTTCCTTGCTTGATTCTCTTGCTCTGCTGGGCGGCCCCCGTCTCCTACTTCGGTCGATCGATCTCCTCGTCAAGGCTTACGTTCGGGCTGGCCGCTTAGATGATGCCGTCGATGCCTTGTTCTGCTTCAAGAGGGGCGCGCTTCTTCCCTGCGTCTCCACCTGTAATTTCCTCCTCAACCGCTTGATCGAGAGTCGCAATCCCGCCGCCGCCGTCACTCTGTATGAGCTGTTGAAGCGGGTCGATTTTGTTCCCAATAACTACACCTATACCATCTTCATCAAGGCCCTTTGCAGAATTGGCGACTTGGACGGAGCTTCTCGCGTGCTCCACCACATGGTCGAGGCTGGGGTGGCCCCTGATAGCTTTGCTTATGCTACCTACATCGAAGGCCTCTGCGCCCATGGCGTCTCCCATTTGGCTCATCAGTTTCTCCTACATTTGCGGGCTGCTGGTGTCTGCATGAGTGTCTACGCTTATACTGCAGTTGTCCGTGGTTTTTGTGCCGAAATGAAGTTGGAAGAGGCCGAGGGAGTCCTGGTCGATATGGAAGAGCATGGCATTATCGCTGATGTCTACTGCTATACAGCCTTGATTCATGGCCACTGCAGGACTTCCAATTTGCCTCGAGCCTTGGCTCTCCACGATTTTATGCTGACAAAAGGTATCAAGTCCAATTGTGTCGTCATTGGCATCCTTCTCCAGTGCTTATCTGATATGGGCATGCCCGATGAAGCAGTGCATTATTTTAATAAGTTCAAAGGGTCGGGCATTTTTCTGGACGAGGTTACGTACAATATCGCTGCTGCTGCTCTGTGCAAGCTGGGCCAGGTGGAAGCGGCGGCAGAGTTACTTGAAGAGATGAAGGGCAAACAGATGGCTCTTGATATTATGCACTACACAACTTTGATCAGTGGCTATTGTCTCCGGGATGACATTTACGATGCCTTGGCTGTGCTCCACCAGATGATGGAGGGAGGGTTTCAACCCGATATTGTCACTTACAATGTACTTGCCCGCGGATTTTCCCGGGCAGGACTTGTGAGTGACGTGCATGAGCTTCTAAGACGTATGGATGCCTGCGGTGTGAAACCCAATGATGTCACACACAACATGATAATTGAGGGCTTATGTATTGCAGGTAAAGTGGAGGAAGCTGAAGTGTTATTCTCTGGCCTGCAAGGGAAGAGCGCAGAAAATAAAGCTGCCATGTTTAGGGGGTATTGCCAAGCCAGCCATTTGAGAAAGGCCTTTGACCTTTTCATGGAGTTATCAGAAGCAGAAAAAAAGTCAGTAAAGAAGAATTCCTGCTTCAAATTGCTAGCTAACCTTTTCGTTGAAGGTCATCGTGTTATGGCTTGTGATTTACTCAACGAAATGTCGGAACTCGACATGGAACCAACTGGAGTGATGTACAGCATTTTGATGGCTGCTCTTTGCAAAGCTGGCCTTATGATAAATGCACAGTGGTTGTTTGATAGATGGGTGGGGAAGGGATCAACCCCTGATGTTGCCACCTATACATTAATGATAGATGGATACTTTCATGCAAATCAGTTGCAGGAAGCGCTTGATCTTTTCAATGAGATGAGGAATAAAGGTGTTGAGCCTGATGTAATTGCTTATACAGTGTTACTTGATGGTTATTCAAAAGTAGGTCTTCGAAAGAAACGTTGCCTTCATGGGGAAAACGAAGCACAGAAAGTGACAGGGGATTCCGGGGCAAATAATGTCATCAAAAGGCTTTTGCTGGAGATGAAAGACAAAATAGCACCTGATGCAATTTGTTATACTGTTTTGATTGACAGGCTTTGTAAGCGTGGCAACATTGAGGAAGCCGAGGATTTACTGAGGGATATGATTGAAAGTGGGCTTCAGCCAGATGTGGTAACTTACACATCTCTTATATCTGGCTGCTGTAGTAGGGGAAACATGGAAAGGGCTGAATATCTTTATAAAGAAATGTTGTTCAAGGGGATAGCACCTGATATGCGGACCATCTCTGTTTTAGTGGCTGAATTGAAGCCTGAAAAGTGCAGATAG
- the LOC115757524 gene encoding calcium uniporter protein 4, mitochondrial-like, with protein MAVRNALRKRFFFDGYRAASPPATLENSPAPFPSLHALTSRVPDKAGFRRRFLTSPESADGGLLRRALNQSARALPELLSLPTGDKLREELRSATAVAVDCRRPDGLSPPAGGEAYGLTVRDARKILRFYQVEKVKAKLRAISESSISYGEFVRICVEECGEEGRGMEVAKTMDESGNVIVFGGVVLLSPEQVAKSMLSLISRSIPVPNDPRRAELQQMEDRKASIDAKARAGVRAELYCGLGLLTVQTLGFMRLTFWELSWDVMEPICFFVASLHFVAAYAFFLRTSREPSFEGFFRRRFETKRRKLFEAHNFDVRRYDELRALFGRKTLGNISPTGRRI; from the exons ATGGCTGTTCGGAACGCACTAAGGAAGCGCTTCTTCTTCGACGGCTACAGAGCAGCTTCACCGCCGGCGACTCTAGAGAACTCTCCGGCCCCCTTTCCCTCGCTCCACGCCCTCACCTCCCGAGTTCCCGACAAAGCCGGCTTCCGCCGCAGGTTCCTGACCTCGCCGGAATCCGCCGACGGAGGGCTTCTGCGGCGGGCGCTGAACCAGTCTGCCAGAGCGCTGCCGGAGCTTCTGTCCCTCCCCACCGGCGACAAGCTGAGGGAGGAGCTCCGAAGCGCCACTGCCGTCGCCGTAGACTGCCGCCGACCCGACGGACTCTCGCCGCCGGCAGGAGGCGAGGCGTACGGTCTGACCGTGCGCGATGCGAGGAAGATCCTGAGGTTTTATCAGGTGGAGAAGGTGAAGGCGAAGCTGAGGGCGATCTCCGAGAGCTCCATTTCGTACGGCGAGTTCGTGAGGATCTGCGTGGAGGAGTGCGGGGAGGAAGGTCGAGGCATGGAGGTGGCGAAGACGATGGACGAGTCCGGGAACGTCATCGTCTTCGGGGGCGTGGTTCTTCTCAGCCCCGAACAG GTGGCCAAGTCGATGCTGAGCCTGATCTCCCGATCCATACCCGTCCCGAACGACCCGAGGCGAGCGGAGCTGCAGCAGATGGAGGACCGAAAGGCCTCGATCGACGCGAAGGCCCGGGCGGGGGTCCGGGCCGAGCTCTACTGCGGGCTGGGCTTGCTGACTGTCCAGACCCTCGGCTTCATGAGGCTCACGTTCTGGGAGCTGAGCTGGGACGTGATGGAGCCCATTTGCTTCTTCGTCGCATCCCTCCACTTCGTGGCCGCGTACGCCTTCTTCCTCAGGACGTCCCGCGAGCCATCCTTTGAAGGTTTCTTCCGGCGGCGGTTCGAGACGAAGCGGCGAAAGCTCTTCGAGGCCCACAACTTTGACGTCCGAAGGTACGATGAGCTTCGAGCGTTGTTCGGGCGCAAGACTTTGGGAAATATCAGCCCAACGGGTCGACGAATTTGA